The Salmo salar chromosome ssa06, Ssal_v3.1, whole genome shotgun sequence genome window below encodes:
- the hpbp1 gene encoding hsp70-binding protein 1 isoform X1, producing MAEDQRNRRHPQNLQGVLRLAVEAGSAADGPALPEPMSEERKEWLKGALAEVAKGQNSEVEQMKECMRVLLRDGGCERGREGEEEGEDEEGETEGALEFLSELCENLDNARDLMTLGGLDLCMSQCLNHPQGSVRWRGAQLIASCAQNMPEVQCHLLSKGALPKLLQLTDSDPHPTVRVKALYAVSCLVREQEVGLRAFLSHDGFSVLMRGMQSDNEKLRTKSSFLLLNLLTVHPEHKDTVLSMGMVQQLVSVLRMPRSSFHEHVLGALCCLVEESPLGLRDCQSPTLGLEEMLNQRAEDLQGREECQASACFPPGTVCAYIMTFWDVLVFSEGSAIHALFSRGELNFGSRSLRPFVSHWSTVGILKLSIYHSTTDTRSHAHFFI from the exons ATGGCAGAAGACCAACGCAACAGGAGACATCCCCAAAACCTCCAGGGTGTCCTTCGATTGGCTGTGGAGGCTGGCTCGGCTGCAGATGGACCCGCCCTCCCTGAACCCATGTCAGAGGAG AGGAAAGAATGGTTGAAAGGAGCTCTTGCGGAAGTGGCCAAAGGACAGAACAGCGAGGTGGAACAGATGAAGGAGTGTATGCGTGTTCTGCTGAGAGATGGAgggtgtgagagggggagagagggagaggaggaaggagaggatgaagagggggagacagaagggGCACTGGAGTTTCTCTCAGAGCTGTGTGAGAACCTAGACAATGCCAGAG acCTGATGACCCTGGGTGGGTTGGACCTGTGTATGTCGCAGTGCTTGAACCATCCTCAGGGCAGCGTGAGGTGGCGTGGTGCCCAGCTCATCGCCTCCTGTGCCCAGAACATGCCCGAAGTGCAGTGCCACTTACTCAGCAAGGGGGCGCTACCCAAACTGCTGCAGCTGACTGACTCAGATCCCCACCCCACCGTTCGAGTGAAGGCCCTCTACGCTGTCTCCT gtcTGGTGCGTGAGCAGGAAGTAGGTCTCAGGGCCTTCCTGTCCCACGATGGCTTCTCTGTGCTGATGAGAGGCATGCAGTCTGACAACGAGAAACTGAGGACCAAGTCGTCTTTCTTACTCCTCAACCTGCTCACAGTCCACCCAGAGCATAAAG ataCAGTTCTCTCCATGGGTATGGTGCAACAGCTGGTGTCCGTTCTACGCATGCCTCGCTCCTCCTTCCACGAGCACGTGCTCGGCGCCCTCTGCTG CCTGGTGGAGGAGAGTCCTCTGGGTCTGAGGGACTGTCAGAGCCCCACCTTGGGGCTGGAGGAGATGCTCAACCAGCGGGCTGAAGATctgcaggggagagaggagtgtcag gcgtccgcatgcttcccacccggaacagtttgtgcatatattatgacatttTGGGATGTTTTGGTCTTCAGCGAGGGTTCGGCTATTCATGCACTTTTTTCTCGAGGCGAACTGAATTTCGGTAgcagaagtctacgccccttcgtcagtCATTGGTCAACGGTAGGGATTCTTAAATTAAGTATTTATCATTCAACGACAGACACTCGTtcacatgcacattttttcatttag
- the hpbp1 gene encoding hsp70-binding protein 1 isoform X2 translates to MAEDQRNRRHPQNLQGVLRLAVEAGSAADGPALPEPMSEERKEWLKGALAEVAKGQNSEVEQMKECMRVLLRDGGCERGREGEEEGEDEEGETEGALEFLSELCENLDNARDLMTLGGLDLCMSQCLNHPQGSVRWRGAQLIASCAQNMPEVQCHLLSKGALPKLLQLTDSDPHPTVRVKALYAVSCLVREQEVGLRAFLSHDGFSVLMRGMQSDNEKLRTKSSFLLLNLLTVHPEHKVLSMGMVQQLVSVLRMPRSSFHEHVLGALCCLVEESPLGLRDCQSPTLGLEEMLNQRAEDLQGREECQASACFPPGTVCAYIMTFWDVLVFSEGSAIHALFSRGELNFGSRSLRPFVSHWSTVGILKLSIYHSTTDTRSHAHFFI, encoded by the exons ATGGCAGAAGACCAACGCAACAGGAGACATCCCCAAAACCTCCAGGGTGTCCTTCGATTGGCTGTGGAGGCTGGCTCGGCTGCAGATGGACCCGCCCTCCCTGAACCCATGTCAGAGGAG AGGAAAGAATGGTTGAAAGGAGCTCTTGCGGAAGTGGCCAAAGGACAGAACAGCGAGGTGGAACAGATGAAGGAGTGTATGCGTGTTCTGCTGAGAGATGGAgggtgtgagagggggagagagggagaggaggaaggagaggatgaagagggggagacagaagggGCACTGGAGTTTCTCTCAGAGCTGTGTGAGAACCTAGACAATGCCAGAG acCTGATGACCCTGGGTGGGTTGGACCTGTGTATGTCGCAGTGCTTGAACCATCCTCAGGGCAGCGTGAGGTGGCGTGGTGCCCAGCTCATCGCCTCCTGTGCCCAGAACATGCCCGAAGTGCAGTGCCACTTACTCAGCAAGGGGGCGCTACCCAAACTGCTGCAGCTGACTGACTCAGATCCCCACCCCACCGTTCGAGTGAAGGCCCTCTACGCTGTCTCCT gtcTGGTGCGTGAGCAGGAAGTAGGTCTCAGGGCCTTCCTGTCCCACGATGGCTTCTCTGTGCTGATGAGAGGCATGCAGTCTGACAACGAGAAACTGAGGACCAAGTCGTCTTTCTTACTCCTCAACCTGCTCACAGTCCACCCAGAGCATAAAG TTCTCTCCATGGGTATGGTGCAACAGCTGGTGTCCGTTCTACGCATGCCTCGCTCCTCCTTCCACGAGCACGTGCTCGGCGCCCTCTGCTG CCTGGTGGAGGAGAGTCCTCTGGGTCTGAGGGACTGTCAGAGCCCCACCTTGGGGCTGGAGGAGATGCTCAACCAGCGGGCTGAAGATctgcaggggagagaggagtgtcag gcgtccgcatgcttcccacccggaacagtttgtgcatatattatgacatttTGGGATGTTTTGGTCTTCAGCGAGGGTTCGGCTATTCATGCACTTTTTTCTCGAGGCGAACTGAATTTCGGTAgcagaagtctacgccccttcgtcagtCATTGGTCAACGGTAGGGATTCTTAAATTAAGTATTTATCATTCAACGACAGACACTCGTtcacatgcacattttttcatttag
- the hpbp1 gene encoding hsp70-binding protein 1 isoform X4 → MAEDQRNRRHPQNLQGVLRLAVEAGSAADGPALPEPMSEERKEWLKGALAEVAKGQNSEVEQMKECMRVLLRDGGCERGREGEEEGEDEEGETEGALEFLSELCENLDNARDLMTLGGLDLCMSQCLNHPQGSVRWRGAQLIASCAQNMPEVQCHLLSKGALPKLLQLTDSDPHPTVRVKALYAVSCLVREQEVGLRAFLSHDGFSVLMRGMQSDNEKLRTKSSFLLLNLLTVHPEHKVLSMGMVQQLVSVLRMPRSSFHEHVLGALCCLVEESPLGLRDCQSPTLGLEEMLNQRAEDLQGREECQEELEFCKRLRSACFCGRQPDDSGMDR, encoded by the exons ATGGCAGAAGACCAACGCAACAGGAGACATCCCCAAAACCTCCAGGGTGTCCTTCGATTGGCTGTGGAGGCTGGCTCGGCTGCAGATGGACCCGCCCTCCCTGAACCCATGTCAGAGGAG AGGAAAGAATGGTTGAAAGGAGCTCTTGCGGAAGTGGCCAAAGGACAGAACAGCGAGGTGGAACAGATGAAGGAGTGTATGCGTGTTCTGCTGAGAGATGGAgggtgtgagagggggagagagggagaggaggaaggagaggatgaagagggggagacagaagggGCACTGGAGTTTCTCTCAGAGCTGTGTGAGAACCTAGACAATGCCAGAG acCTGATGACCCTGGGTGGGTTGGACCTGTGTATGTCGCAGTGCTTGAACCATCCTCAGGGCAGCGTGAGGTGGCGTGGTGCCCAGCTCATCGCCTCCTGTGCCCAGAACATGCCCGAAGTGCAGTGCCACTTACTCAGCAAGGGGGCGCTACCCAAACTGCTGCAGCTGACTGACTCAGATCCCCACCCCACCGTTCGAGTGAAGGCCCTCTACGCTGTCTCCT gtcTGGTGCGTGAGCAGGAAGTAGGTCTCAGGGCCTTCCTGTCCCACGATGGCTTCTCTGTGCTGATGAGAGGCATGCAGTCTGACAACGAGAAACTGAGGACCAAGTCGTCTTTCTTACTCCTCAACCTGCTCACAGTCCACCCAGAGCATAAAG TTCTCTCCATGGGTATGGTGCAACAGCTGGTGTCCGTTCTACGCATGCCTCGCTCCTCCTTCCACGAGCACGTGCTCGGCGCCCTCTGCTG CCTGGTGGAGGAGAGTCCTCTGGGTCTGAGGGACTGTCAGAGCCCCACCTTGGGGCTGGAGGAGATGCTCAACCAGCGGGCTGAAGATctgcaggggagagaggagtgtcag
- the hpbp1 gene encoding Hsp70-binding protein 1, with the protein MAEDQRNRRHPQNLQGVLRLAVEAGSAADGPALPEPMSEERKEWLKGALAEVAKGQNSEVEQMKECMRVLLRDGGCERGREGEEEGEDEEGETEGALEFLSELCENLDNARDLMTLGGLDLCMSQCLNHPQGSVRWRGAQLIASCAQNMPEVQCHLLSKGALPKLLQLTDSDPHPTVRVKALYAVSCLVREQEVGLRAFLSHDGFSVLMRGMQSDNEKLRTKSSFLLLNLLTVHPEHKDTVLSMGMVQQLVSVLRMPRSSFHEHVLGALCCLVEESPLGLRDCQSPTLGLEEMLNQRAEDLQGREECQEELEFCKRLRSACFCGRQPDDSGMDR; encoded by the exons ATGGCAGAAGACCAACGCAACAGGAGACATCCCCAAAACCTCCAGGGTGTCCTTCGATTGGCTGTGGAGGCTGGCTCGGCTGCAGATGGACCCGCCCTCCCTGAACCCATGTCAGAGGAG AGGAAAGAATGGTTGAAAGGAGCTCTTGCGGAAGTGGCCAAAGGACAGAACAGCGAGGTGGAACAGATGAAGGAGTGTATGCGTGTTCTGCTGAGAGATGGAgggtgtgagagggggagagagggagaggaggaaggagaggatgaagagggggagacagaagggGCACTGGAGTTTCTCTCAGAGCTGTGTGAGAACCTAGACAATGCCAGAG acCTGATGACCCTGGGTGGGTTGGACCTGTGTATGTCGCAGTGCTTGAACCATCCTCAGGGCAGCGTGAGGTGGCGTGGTGCCCAGCTCATCGCCTCCTGTGCCCAGAACATGCCCGAAGTGCAGTGCCACTTACTCAGCAAGGGGGCGCTACCCAAACTGCTGCAGCTGACTGACTCAGATCCCCACCCCACCGTTCGAGTGAAGGCCCTCTACGCTGTCTCCT gtcTGGTGCGTGAGCAGGAAGTAGGTCTCAGGGCCTTCCTGTCCCACGATGGCTTCTCTGTGCTGATGAGAGGCATGCAGTCTGACAACGAGAAACTGAGGACCAAGTCGTCTTTCTTACTCCTCAACCTGCTCACAGTCCACCCAGAGCATAAAG ataCAGTTCTCTCCATGGGTATGGTGCAACAGCTGGTGTCCGTTCTACGCATGCCTCGCTCCTCCTTCCACGAGCACGTGCTCGGCGCCCTCTGCTG CCTGGTGGAGGAGAGTCCTCTGGGTCTGAGGGACTGTCAGAGCCCCACCTTGGGGCTGGAGGAGATGCTCAACCAGCGGGCTGAAGATctgcaggggagagaggagtgtcag
- the hpbp1 gene encoding hsp70-binding protein 1 isoform X5, with product MAEDQRNRRHPQNLQGVLRLAVEAGSAADGPALPEPMSEERKEWLKGALAEVAKGQNSEVEQMKECMRVLLRDGGCERGREGEEEGEDEEGETEGALEFLSELCENLDNARDLMTLGGLDLCMSQCLNHPQGSVRWRGAQLIASCAQNMPEVQCHLLSKGALPKLLQLTDSDPHPTVRVKALYAVSCLVREQEVGLRAFLSHDGFSVLMRGMQSDNEKLRTKSSFLLLNLLTVHPEHKDTVLSMGMVQQLVSVLRMPRSSFHEHVLGALCCLVEESPLGLRDCQSPTLGLEEMLNQRAEDLQGREECQISPLVSSL from the exons ATGGCAGAAGACCAACGCAACAGGAGACATCCCCAAAACCTCCAGGGTGTCCTTCGATTGGCTGTGGAGGCTGGCTCGGCTGCAGATGGACCCGCCCTCCCTGAACCCATGTCAGAGGAG AGGAAAGAATGGTTGAAAGGAGCTCTTGCGGAAGTGGCCAAAGGACAGAACAGCGAGGTGGAACAGATGAAGGAGTGTATGCGTGTTCTGCTGAGAGATGGAgggtgtgagagggggagagagggagaggaggaaggagaggatgaagagggggagacagaagggGCACTGGAGTTTCTCTCAGAGCTGTGTGAGAACCTAGACAATGCCAGAG acCTGATGACCCTGGGTGGGTTGGACCTGTGTATGTCGCAGTGCTTGAACCATCCTCAGGGCAGCGTGAGGTGGCGTGGTGCCCAGCTCATCGCCTCCTGTGCCCAGAACATGCCCGAAGTGCAGTGCCACTTACTCAGCAAGGGGGCGCTACCCAAACTGCTGCAGCTGACTGACTCAGATCCCCACCCCACCGTTCGAGTGAAGGCCCTCTACGCTGTCTCCT gtcTGGTGCGTGAGCAGGAAGTAGGTCTCAGGGCCTTCCTGTCCCACGATGGCTTCTCTGTGCTGATGAGAGGCATGCAGTCTGACAACGAGAAACTGAGGACCAAGTCGTCTTTCTTACTCCTCAACCTGCTCACAGTCCACCCAGAGCATAAAG ataCAGTTCTCTCCATGGGTATGGTGCAACAGCTGGTGTCCGTTCTACGCATGCCTCGCTCCTCCTTCCACGAGCACGTGCTCGGCGCCCTCTGCTG CCTGGTGGAGGAGAGTCCTCTGGGTCTGAGGGACTGTCAGAGCCCCACCTTGGGGCTGGAGGAGATGCTCAACCAGCGGGCTGAAGATctgcaggggagagaggagtgtcag